One Hordeum vulgare subsp. vulgare chromosome 4H, MorexV3_pseudomolecules_assembly, whole genome shotgun sequence DNA window includes the following coding sequences:
- the LOC123448829 gene encoding uncharacterized protein LOC123448829 has translation MERLRPFFSLSLFFPRNLPFFSLVIIIIIRFFPTSSSSSSSERSLVCSAPELSVGRRAKMLDIQKRRVQLLLFVTGVLALSMTAEKCRELVGKEAASKSGQFTFMNCFDMGSGSLACAGKEGVKLYVNNIRSAHMERVRQRALEKALADALTEGLSPAEAAKQAQKVGAKATKVAARQAKRILGPIISSGWDFFEAMYFGGSMTEGFLRGTGTLFGTYAGGFHGEERLGKLGYLAGSQLGSWVGGRIGLMVYDVINGLNYMLEFVRPEEYRRSSSSSHYASEEGSEYLDDYRSGEGYEPTFSETLEEAQEEEESRGFSLF, from the exons ATGGAACGCCTGCGGCcgttcttttctctctctcttttcttcccaAGGAACCTGCCATTCTTTTCTctcgttattattattattattcgtttCTTCCccacttcctcttcctcctcctcctcggagaGATCCTTGGTCTGCAGCGCGCCCGAGCTGAGCGTAGGCAGGCGGGCGAAGATGCTCGACATCCAGAAGCGGCGCGTCCAGCTTCTGCTCTTCGTCACCGGCGTGCTCGCCCTCAGCATGACAG CTGAGAAGTGCAGGGAACTTGTCGGAAAGGAGGCTGCATCAAAGAGTGGGCAGTTCACATTCATGAACTGTTTCGATATGGGATCGGGCAGCCTTGCATGTGCAGGGAAGGAGGGGGTGAAGCTGTATGTGAACAACATCCGAAGTGCACACATGGAAAGGGTGCGGCAGCGAGCCCTTGAGAAAGCGTTGGCTGATGCTTTGACAGAAGGCCTGAGTCCTGCTGAGGCAGCCAAGCAAGCTCAGAAGGTCGGGGCGAAAGCGACGAAGGTGGCCGCTCGTCAAGCGAAGAGGATATTGGGGCCGATAATTTCCTCTGGCTGGGACTTCTTCGAGGCAATGTATTTCGGTGGAAGCATGACTGAAGGTTTTCTCCGGGGCACGGGCACCTTATTCGGAACCTATGCGGGCGGTTTCCATGGTGAGGAGAGGCTGGGAAAGCTTGGCTATCTTGCTGGAAGCCAGCTAGGCAGCTGGGTCGGGGGAAGAATCGGACTGATGGTCTACGATGTCATCAACGGGTTGAACTATATGCTTGAGTTTGTCCGTCCAGAGGAGTACCggcgatcatcatcatcatctcattATGCATCAGAAGAGGGTTCAGAGTATTTAGATGACTACAGAAGCGGCGAAGGATATGAGCCAACATTCAGTGAGACGCTAGAAGAggcgcaggaggaggaggaatcgCGGGGTTTCAGCTTGTTCTGA